A stretch of the Streptococcus oralis genome encodes the following:
- a CDS encoding TenA family protein — METQDYAFQPGLTVGELLKSSQKDWQAAINHRFVKELFAGTIENKVLKDYLIQDYHFFDAFLSMLGACVAHADQLESKLRFAKQLGFLEADEDGYFQKAFKELKVAENDYLEVPLHPVTKAFQELMYSAVASSDYAHLLVMLVIAEGLYLDWGSKDLALPEACIHVEWINLHRGPFFTEWVQFLVDELNRVGKDREDLTELQERWNQAVALELAFFDIGYEL; from the coding sequence ATGGAAACACAAGACTATGCATTTCAGCCAGGTTTGACTGTTGGAGAATTATTAAAAAGCAGTCAGAAGGATTGGCAGGCTGCAATCAATCATCGTTTTGTTAAGGAACTTTTTGCGGGGACAATTGAGAATAAGGTCTTAAAAGACTACCTGATTCAAGATTATCATTTCTTTGATGCCTTCTTATCCATGCTGGGTGCCTGTGTAGCTCACGCAGACCAGCTTGAATCCAAACTTCGTTTTGCCAAGCAACTAGGCTTTCTTGAAGCAGATGAAGATGGTTATTTTCAAAAGGCTTTCAAAGAGTTAAAAGTAGCAGAGAATGACTATCTAGAAGTGCCCTTGCACCCTGTAACAAAAGCCTTTCAGGAGCTAATGTATTCTGCTGTGGCTTCATCAGACTATGCTCATCTTTTGGTCATGCTGGTCATTGCAGAGGGTCTCTATTTAGACTGGGGTTCTAAAGATTTGGCTCTACCTGAAGCCTGTATTCATGTAGAATGGATCAATCTCCACAGAGGTCCTTTCTTTACAGAGTGGGTTCAATTTCTGGTTGACGAACTCAATCGTGTCGGGAAAGATAGAGAAGATTTGACAGAACTTCAGGAACGCTGGAATCAAGCAGTCGCTTTAGAATTAGCCTTTTTTGATATTGGTTATGAATTATAG
- a CDS encoding cell division protein FtsQ/DivIB, with amino-acid sequence MSKDKKKESNQKQELSEWQKRNQEYLKKKAEEEVALAEEKEKEKQARKEANSKLLEESKKSSSESDEEVSSISKKPSEKEEKSQKDAPKVKEEKEKKKKEKPEKAEKPAKPKIAPVHIWRAVSILVPSFLILLLSVYLLTPLSTIKNIEVKGNSNTQADDIKQASGIQDSDYTLALLLDKETYAERIRSNHWIESAKINYQFPTNFTIEVKEFDIVGYYVSGEEHYPILSSGTVESTPVDRLNLPETYLTVTFNDEQQVKELITGLSTISEDIKSQIQKIELAPSKATADLLKITMLDTDEVLVPLSELSKKLPYYSKIKPQLSEPSVVDMEAGVYSYTIADKLIEEAEEKAKQEAKEAEKKKQEEEKKKQEEQGNQSQTSQQSQSR; translated from the coding sequence ATGTCAAAGGATAAGAAAAAAGAATCAAACCAGAAGCAAGAATTGTCTGAATGGCAGAAACGAAACCAGGAATACCTGAAGAAGAAGGCTGAGGAAGAAGTTGCTCTAGCTGAAGAGAAGGAAAAGGAAAAACAAGCTCGTAAGGAAGCCAACTCGAAACTATTGGAGGAATCCAAGAAATCATCGAGTGAGTCAGACGAGGAAGTCTCAAGTATAAGCAAGAAACCATCCGAAAAAGAAGAAAAATCTCAAAAGGATGCCCCTAAAGTCAAAGAGGAAAAAGAGAAGAAGAAAAAAGAAAAACCAGAGAAAGCAGAGAAACCTGCCAAGCCGAAAATTGCTCCTGTTCATATATGGAGAGCTGTGAGTATCTTGGTACCCAGTTTCCTTATCCTCCTTCTTTCAGTCTATCTGTTGACTCCGCTTTCGACCATCAAAAATATCGAGGTTAAGGGAAATAGTAATACGCAGGCTGATGACATCAAACAGGCTTCTGGGATTCAAGATAGTGACTATACTTTAGCCCTATTGTTGGATAAGGAAACATACGCTGAGCGAATCAGGTCCAATCATTGGATAGAATCAGCGAAGATTAATTATCAATTTCCGACTAACTTTACGATTGAGGTCAAGGAATTCGATATTGTCGGTTATTATGTGTCTGGTGAAGAACATTATCCTATTCTGTCTAGTGGTACAGTAGAGTCAACTCCTGTTGATCGCTTAAACTTGCCTGAGACTTATCTGACAGTTACCTTTAACGATGAGCAGCAGGTTAAAGAACTGATAACGGGATTGTCTACTATCAGTGAGGATATCAAGAGTCAAATCCAGAAAATCGAATTAGCGCCAAGCAAGGCAACAGCAGATCTTTTAAAAATTACCATGCTGGATACAGATGAGGTTTTGGTTCCCCTATCAGAATTGAGCAAGAAATTGCCTTATTACAGCAAAATCAAGCCACAATTATCAGAACCGAGTGTAGTCGATATGGAAGCTGGAGTATACAGCTATACTATAGCGGATAAATTGATAGAAGAAGCTGAGGAAAAAGCCAAACAAGAGGCTAAGGAAGCCGAGAAGAAAAAACAGGAAGAAGAAAAGAAAAAACAAGAAGAACAAGGAAATCAAAGCCAAACGAGCCAGCAATCACAGAGTCGTTAG
- a CDS encoding amino acid ABC transporter permease, translated as MDWSIVEQYLPLYQKAFFLTLHIAVWGILGSFLVGLIVSVIRHYRVPIFSQLATAYIELSRNTPLLIQLFFLYFGLPRIGIVLSSEVCATVGLIFLGGSYMAESFRSGLEAVSQTQHEIGLAIGLTPVQVFRYVVLPQATAVALPSFSANVIFLIKETSVFSAVALADLMYVAKDLIGLYYETDIALAMLVVAYLIMLLPISLVFSWIERRLRHAGFGNASTLSGK; from the coding sequence TTGGATTGGTCCATTGTTGAACAATATTTACCACTCTATCAAAAGGCATTTTTTCTGACCCTACATATCGCAGTTTGGGGAATTTTGGGTTCTTTTCTTGTTGGTCTAATCGTTAGTGTCATTCGGCATTATCGCGTTCCTATCTTTTCACAGTTAGCAACAGCCTACATCGAATTGTCACGCAACACGCCCCTTTTGATTCAGCTCTTCTTCCTCTATTTCGGGCTTCCCCGAATAGGGATTGTTCTTTCTTCAGAAGTCTGTGCAACAGTTGGGCTCATCTTTTTAGGTGGCTCCTACATGGCTGAATCTTTCAGAAGCGGACTGGAAGCAGTCAGTCAAACCCAGCACGAGATTGGTCTAGCCATTGGTCTAACACCTGTACAGGTCTTTCGCTATGTGGTTCTTCCGCAAGCGACTGCGGTAGCCCTACCGTCCTTTAGTGCCAATGTCATTTTCCTCATCAAAGAAACCTCTGTCTTCTCTGCAGTAGCCTTAGCCGATCTCATGTACGTCGCCAAGGACTTGATTGGACTCTATTATGAGACAGATATTGCACTGGCCATGTTGGTAGTTGCTTACCTGATTATGCTTCTGCCCATCTCTCTAGTCTTTAGCTGGATAGAAAGGAGGCTCCGCCATGCAGGATTCGGGAATGCAAGTACTCTTTCAGGGAAATAA
- the lctO gene encoding L-lactate oxidase, which yields MSYKTSNAEGPVDFINTYDLEPMAQQVIPKAAFGYIASGAEDTFTLRENIRAFNHKLIVPHTLCDVENPSTEIEFAGEKLSSPIIMAPVAAHKLANEQGEVATARGVHEFGSLYTTSSYSTVDLPEITEALQGTPHWFQFYFSKDDGINRHIMDRVKAEGYKAIVLTADATVGGNREVDKRNGFVFPVGMPIVEEYLPEGAGKSMDFVYKSAKQRLSPRDVEFIAEYSGLPVYVKGPQCREDVERSLAAGASGIWVTNHGGRQIDGGPAAFDSLQEVAEAVDKRVPIVFDSGVRRGQHVFKALASGADLVAIGRPVIYGLALGGSVGVRQVFEHLNAELKTVMQLSGTQTIEDVKHFKLRHNPYNPTFPVDPRDLKLY from the coding sequence ATGTCATATAAAACAAGCAATGCAGAAGGACCTGTAGATTTTATTAACACTTATGATTTGGAGCCAATGGCGCAACAAGTAATTCCTAAAGCTGCCTTTGGTTATATCGCTAGTGGAGCAGAGGATACTTTCACATTACGTGAGAACATCCGTGCCTTTAACCACAAACTCATCGTTCCTCATACGCTTTGTGATGTTGAAAATCCAAGTACAGAGATTGAATTTGCAGGTGAAAAATTATCTTCACCAATTATTATGGCGCCTGTTGCGGCTCATAAATTAGCAAATGAACAAGGTGAAGTGGCTACTGCGCGTGGTGTGCATGAATTTGGTTCTCTCTATACAACTAGTTCCTACTCTACTGTTGACCTTCCAGAAATTACGGAAGCTCTTCAAGGAACACCTCATTGGTTCCAATTTTACTTTAGTAAGGATGACGGCATTAACCGCCATATCATGGACCGTGTTAAGGCTGAAGGCTACAAAGCGATTGTCTTGACGGCAGATGCAACTGTAGGAGGGAATCGTGAGGTTGATAAGCGCAATGGTTTTGTCTTCCCAGTTGGCATGCCGATTGTTGAGGAATACCTGCCAGAAGGTGCTGGAAAATCAATGGACTTTGTTTACAAATCAGCTAAACAACGCTTGTCTCCACGTGATGTCGAATTTATCGCTGAATACTCAGGACTTCCTGTGTATGTCAAGGGACCACAATGCCGTGAGGACGTTGAACGCTCTCTTGCCGCAGGTGCTTCTGGTATCTGGGTAACCAACCACGGTGGCCGCCAAATCGACGGTGGACCAGCTGCCTTTGACTCACTTCAAGAAGTAGCAGAAGCAGTTGATAAACGTGTGCCAATTGTCTTTGACTCTGGTGTTCGTCGCGGTCAACACGTCTTTAAAGCCTTGGCTTCAGGAGCAGACTTGGTAGCTATTGGTCGCCCTGTGATCTATGGTTTGGCTCTCGGTGGTAGTGTTGGTGTGCGTCAAGTCTTTGAGCACTTGAATGCAGAATTGAAGACAGTCATGCAGTTATCTGGAACTCAGACTATTGAGGATGTCAAACACTTCAAACTCCGTCATAACCCATACAATCCAACCTTCCCAGTCGATCCTCGTGATTTGAAATTGTATTGA
- the pyrE gene encoding orotate phosphoribosyltransferase, which translates to MTLAKDIASHLLKIQAVYLKPEEPFTWASGIKSPIYTDNRVTLAYPETRSLIENGFVEAIKAEFPEVEVIAGTATAGIPHGAIIADKMNLPFAYIRSKPKDHGAGNQIEGRVAQGQKMVVVEDLISTGGSVLEAVAAAKREGADVLGVVAIFSYQLPKADKNFADAGVKLVTLSNYSELIHLAQEEGYITPEGLDLLKRFKEDQENWQNA; encoded by the coding sequence ATGACACTTGCTAAAGATATCGCTAGCCACCTCTTGAAAATTCAAGCCGTTTACCTCAAACCAGAGGAGCCTTTCACTTGGGCATCTGGTATCAAATCGCCGATTTATACTGACAACCGTGTGACGCTTGCCTATCCAGAAACTCGTAGCTTGATTGAAAATGGTTTTGTGGAAGCTATTAAAGCAGAATTTCCAGAAGTAGAAGTGATTGCAGGAACAGCGACAGCAGGGATTCCACACGGAGCTATCATCGCTGACAAGATGAACTTGCCTTTTGCCTACATCCGCAGCAAACCAAAAGACCACGGAGCTGGTAATCAAATCGAAGGTCGCGTAGCTCAGGGGCAAAAGATGGTTGTTGTTGAAGACCTCATTTCAACGGGTGGGTCTGTTCTTGAAGCCGTAGCAGCTGCTAAACGCGAAGGAGCCGATGTGCTTGGAGTTGTAGCGATTTTCAGTTATCAATTGCCAAAAGCCGATAAGAATTTTGCGGATGCTGGTGTGAAATTGGTGACTCTTTCAAACTACAGTGAACTGATTCACCTAGCCCAAGAAGAAGGTTACATCACACCAGAAGGACTCGACCTCCTAAAACGCTTTAAAGAAGACCAAGAAAATTGGCAAAATGCCTAA
- a CDS encoding amino acid ABC transporter permease: MQDSGMQVLFQGNNLLRILQGLGVTIGISILSVLLSMVFGTVMGIIMTSHSRVIRFLTRFYLEFIRIMPQLVLLFIVYFGLARNFNINISGETSAIIVFTLWGTAEMGDLVRGAITSLPKHQFESGQALGLTNVQLYYHIIIPQVLRRLLPQAINLVTRMIKTTSLVVLIGVVEVTKVGQQIIDSNRLTIPTASFWIYGTILVLYFAVCFPISKLSTHLEKHWRS; this comes from the coding sequence ATGCAGGATTCGGGAATGCAAGTACTCTTTCAGGGAAATAATCTCCTGCGAATTCTACAGGGATTGGGTGTCACGATTGGAATTTCCATTCTCTCTGTCCTTCTATCAATGGTTTTTGGAACAGTCATGGGAATCATCATGACCTCCCATTCTAGAGTTATTCGTTTTTTAACACGCTTTTATCTGGAATTTATCCGTATCATGCCCCAGCTGGTACTACTTTTCATCGTATATTTCGGCTTGGCTCGAAACTTTAATATCAATATCTCAGGTGAGACTTCAGCTATTATTGTTTTCACTCTCTGGGGAACAGCTGAAATGGGGGACTTGGTACGTGGAGCTATCACTTCCCTTCCTAAGCATCAGTTTGAAAGTGGACAGGCGCTAGGTTTGACCAATGTTCAACTTTATTACCACATTATCATCCCACAGGTTTTGAGAAGATTGCTGCCACAAGCCATCAACCTTGTCACTCGGATGATTAAAACCACTTCCTTGGTTGTCTTGATTGGGGTTGTTGAAGTAACCAAGGTTGGACAACAAATCATCGATAGCAATCGCCTGACCATCCCAACCGCTTCCTTTTGGATTTATGGAACCATTCTAGTCTTGTATTTCGCAGTCTGCTTCCCTATTTCCAAACTATCCACTCACTTAGAAAAACATTGGAGGAGCTAA
- a CDS encoding amino acid ABC transporter ATP-binding protein encodes MSETILEIKELKKSFGDNPILQGLSLDIKKGEVVVILGPSGCGKSTLLRCLNGLESIQGGDILLDGQSIVANKKDFHLVRQKIGMVFQSYELFPHLDVLQNLILGPIKAQGRDKKEVTKEALQLLERVGLLDKKHSFARQLSGGQKQRVAIVRALLMHPEIILFDEVTASLDPEMVREVLELINDLAQEGRTMILVTHEMQFAQAIADRIIFLDQGKIAEEGTAQEFFTNPQTKRAQEFLNVFDFSQFGSYL; translated from the coding sequence ATGTCTGAAACTATCTTAGAAATCAAGGAACTAAAAAAATCCTTCGGAGACAATCCCATCCTCCAAGGACTTTCTCTAGATATCAAAAAAGGGGAAGTTGTCGTCATTCTAGGACCCTCTGGTTGTGGGAAAAGTACTCTACTTCGTTGCCTCAATGGCTTAGAAAGTATTCAAGGTGGAGATATTCTTCTGGACGGTCAGTCTATCGTTGCAAATAAAAAAGATTTTCACCTAGTTCGCCAAAAGATTGGCATGGTCTTTCAAAGTTATGAACTCTTTCCCCATCTGGATGTCCTACAAAACCTCATCCTAGGTCCTATCAAGGCTCAAGGGAGAGACAAGAAGGAAGTAACTAAAGAAGCTTTGCAACTGCTGGAGCGTGTCGGTTTGCTAGATAAAAAACATAGCTTTGCGCGTCAATTATCTGGTGGACAGAAACAACGAGTGGCGATTGTCCGTGCCCTGCTCATGCATCCAGAAATTATCCTCTTTGACGAAGTGACGGCTTCACTGGATCCAGAAATGGTGCGTGAAGTTCTGGAACTCATCAATGACTTGGCTCAAGAAGGGCGCACCATGATTCTGGTAACCCACGAAATGCAGTTTGCCCAAGCTATTGCAGATCGGATAATCTTTCTCGACCAAGGGAAAATCGCTGAAGAAGGAACGGCTCAGGAATTCTTCACTAATCCACAAACCAAACGAGCACAGGAATTTTTAAACGTCTTTGACTTTAGCCAGTTCGGCTCATATCTATAA
- a CDS encoding cysteine ABC transporter substrate-binding protein codes for MKLLKPILTVFALAFALIFVTACSSSGSSDASSGKTTAKARTIDEIKKSGELRIAVFGDKKPFGYVDNDGSYQGYDIELGNQLAQDLGVKVKYVSVDAANRAEYLISNKVDITLANFTVTDERKKQVDFALPYMKVSLGVVSPKDKVIKDVKELEGKTLIVTKGTTAETYFEKNHPEVKLQKYDQYSDAYQALLDGRGDAFSTDNTEVLAWALENKGYEVGISSLGDPDTIAPAVQKGNQELLDYINQEIEKLGKENFFHKAYEKTLHPTYGDAAKADDLVVEGGKVD; via the coding sequence ATGAAACTACTCAAACCAATTCTAACTGTTTTTGCCCTAGCCTTTGCGCTTATCTTTGTCACAGCTTGTAGCTCAAGTGGAAGCTCTGATGCTTCATCAGGAAAAACAACCGCCAAGGCCCGCACTATCGACGAAATCAAAAAAAGCGGTGAGCTTCGAATCGCGGTATTTGGTGACAAAAAACCATTTGGTTATGTTGACAACGACGGTTCCTACCAAGGCTACGATATCGAATTGGGTAACCAATTAGCTCAAGACTTGGGAGTAAAGGTTAAATACGTCTCTGTTGATGCTGCCAACCGCGCTGAATACTTGATTTCAAACAAGGTGGATATCACCCTTGCCAACTTCACAGTTACTGACGAACGAAAGAAACAAGTTGATTTTGCCCTTCCTTACATGAAAGTTTCCCTCGGTGTCGTGTCACCAAAAGATAAAGTCATCAAAGACGTTAAAGAATTAGAAGGCAAAACCTTGATTGTTACAAAGGGGACGACTGCTGAAACTTATTTTGAGAAAAATCACCCAGAAGTAAAACTCCAAAAATACGACCAATATAGCGACGCCTACCAAGCCCTTCTTGACGGACGTGGAGATGCCTTCTCTACTGACAATACGGAAGTCCTAGCTTGGGCACTTGAAAACAAAGGATATGAAGTCGGAATTTCTTCCCTCGGAGATCCAGATACTATTGCGCCAGCAGTCCAAAAAGGTAACCAAGAACTACTCGACTACATCAACCAAGAAATTGAAAAACTTGGTAAAGAAAACTTCTTCCACAAAGCTTATGAAAAAACACTTCACCCAACCTACGGTGACGCTGCTAAGGCAGATGATCTAGTTGTTGAAGGTGGAAAAGTAGACTAA
- the pyrF gene encoding orotidine-5'-phosphate decarboxylase — MREHRPVIALDFPSFEAVKKFLSLFPAEESLYLKVGMELYYAEGPEIVRYLKSLGHSVFLDLKLHDIPNTVKSAMKVLSQLGVDMTNVHAAGGVEMMKAAREGLGTQAKLIAVTQLTSTSESQMQDFQNIQSSLQESVIHYAKKTAEAGLDGVVCSAQEVQLIKQATNPDFICLTPGIRPAGAAVGDQKRVMTPADAYQIGSDYIVVGRPITQAEDPVAAYHAIKDEWNQD, encoded by the coding sequence ATGCGTGAACATCGTCCAGTTATTGCTCTTGATTTTCCTAGTTTTGAGGCGGTCAAGAAATTTTTATCTCTTTTCCCAGCAGAAGAAAGTCTTTATCTAAAAGTAGGGATGGAGCTTTATTATGCGGAAGGTCCGGAAATTGTCCGTTATTTGAAATCACTGGGGCATAGTGTCTTTTTGGATCTCAAGCTACATGACATTCCCAATACAGTTAAATCGGCTATGAAGGTCTTATCTCAGCTTGGTGTAGACATGACAAATGTTCATGCTGCTGGTGGTGTGGAGATGATGAAGGCTGCGCGTGAAGGTCTGGGGACACAAGCCAAATTGATCGCTGTGACCCAGCTGACATCAACGTCGGAAAGCCAGATGCAGGATTTTCAAAATATCCAAAGCAGCCTGCAAGAGTCTGTGATTCACTATGCCAAGAAGACAGCTGAAGCAGGTTTAGACGGTGTGGTTTGTTCAGCTCAGGAAGTGCAACTCATCAAGCAGGCCACTAATCCAGATTTTATCTGTCTGACACCAGGTATTCGTCCAGCGGGAGCTGCGGTTGGAGACCAAAAACGCGTCATGACGCCAGCGGATGCTTATCAAATCGGTAGTGACTATATCGTAGTAGGACGTCCCATTACCCAAGCTGAGGATCCTGTTGCAGCTTATCATGCTATCAAGGATGAATGGAACCAAGACTAA